One region of Pieris rapae chromosome Z, ilPieRapa1.1, whole genome shotgun sequence genomic DNA includes:
- the LOC110993422 gene encoding uncharacterized protein LOC110993422 isoform X2 encodes MARDDTQWGDDDCQFSSRDSDDSPLLYRHERSRLAKERSDRRWPVTIIAKFSLFSTAMILFCVFMYIPVYNRANDQMPKVAVAGWSIHTNRDTKIYVQPNNVTTIHEPIYICPKKNREKLFLLIVVCSSTTNFERRVAIRETWGNSTNFVESAKLFHAVHEKYKNYNYSYDLYAEMNYTDRRRRGVEAEERVRVTKGVGNKSTEDFELKGEVAFDKTDSAGVDTATDALEDKDFVDLEKLQSTVAITKKKIHRKRDLTSFNRILPELAKALSVTIPTDEKMLPEFDMNKEIGGQENDIDYNYDYDTNIMKIPPRGEENFDLENVIAKIRENYPKTDVNFKVVFLLGLPAKDNSSEIQDKIDEEVDKYGDIIQEGFIDSYNNLTLKSIMMLKWVTNNCGDSVRYILKTDDDMYINVPNLMMNLQNRSKIHDQTKEKEKEYLLIGDLICGARPVLDTSNKWYSPRYMYSGRIYPRYLSGTGYVLSTPTAHALYQAALRTHYFHLEDIFITGMCSLRATPRITPRDEPGFSYNGGGGACAVHSKLTAHRVTPYRMKRVAMLLRDLGYVDRCERLRLTQVRKERLRPKQPTKKQPKIALGLI; translated from the exons ATGGCCCGCGATGATACACAATGGGGTGATGATGATTGCCAATTCTCGAGCAGGGACAGTGATGACAGCCCACTGTTATACAG ACATGAAAGAAGTCGACTGGCTAAAGAGAGATCTGATAGAAGATGGCCGGTGACAATTATAGCAAAATTCTCACTTTTCAGCACAGCTATGATATTGTTTTGCGTTTTTATGTATATCCCAGTGTACAACAGAGCGAATGATCAGATGCCAAAAG TTGCGGTAGCAGGCTGGTCCATACATACGAATcgtgatacaaaaatctatgtACAACCCAATAATGTTACGACGATACACGAGCCGATATACATATGCCCAAAGAAAAATCGAGAAAAACTATTTCTACTCATCGTAGTGTGTTCGTCGACAACGAACTTCGAAAGGCGGGTCGCGATACGGGAGACTTGGGGTAATTCGACAAACTTTGTGGAAAGTGCGAAGTTATTTCACGCTGTTCACGagaaatataagaattataattattcgtaTGATCTGTATGCTGAAATGAATTACACGGATCGGCGGAGACGGGGTGTGGAGGCAGAAGAACGTGTCAGGGTCACGAAAGGTGTTGGCAACAAATCCACTGAAGATTTTGAACTTAAAGGTGAAGTGGCATTTGATAAAACTGATTCAGCAGGCGTTGACACCGCAACGGATGCACTAGAAGATAAAGATTTTGTTGATCTAGAAAAACTACAGAGTACAGTAGCCATAAcaaagaagaaaatacataGAAAGAGAGATTTAACCAGTTTCAACCGGATACTACCGGAACTGGCTAAAGCGTTAAGCGTTACCATTCCAACAGACGAGAAAATGTTGCCAGAATTCgatatgaataaagaaatagGCGGACAAGAAAATGACATAGATTACAATTACGATTATGacacaaatataatgaaaataccaCCACGAGGCGAAGAGAACTTCGATCTGGAGAATGTTATAGCGAAAATCAGAGAGAATTATCCGAAAACcgatgtaaattttaaagttgtgTTTCTATTGGGGTTGCCAGCTAAAGACAATAGTAGCGAGATTCAGGATAAAATTGATGAGGAAGTGGATAAATATGGCGATATTATACAAGAAGGTTTTATCGATTCATACAATAATTTGACATTGAAATCTATAATGATGCTAAAGTGGGTGACAAATAATTGTGGCGATAGCG ttcgatatatattaaaaactgacGACGACATGTACATTAATGTGCCGAATTTGATGATGAACCTTCAGAATCGCTCAAAAATTCACGaccaaacaaaagaaaaagagaAGGAATATCTGTTAATTGGAGATTTGATTTGTGGAGCTCGCCCCGTCTTGGACACGAGTAACAAATG gTACAGCCCGCGTTATATGTATTCCGGGAGGATTTACCCGCGTTATTTATCCGGTACGGGCTACGTTTTAAGTACACCAACGGCGCATGCGCTTTACCAGGCGGCGTTGCGAACACATTACTTTCACTTGGAAGACATTTTCATCACGG GCATGTGCTCTCTTCGAGCGACACCGCGTATAACGCCGCGTGACGAACCGGGCTTTTCCTACAATGGTGGGGGCGGAGCTTGCGCAGTGCATTCGAAGCTGACGGCCCATCGTGTCACGCCGTACCGTATGAAGAGGGTCGCTATGTTGCTGAGAGATTTGGGTTATGTTGATAG atgcGAACGCTTGCGGCTAACTCAGGTAAGAAAAGAACGTCTAAGACCAAAACAACCGACGAAAAAACAACCTAAAATTGCATTAGGgcttatttag
- the LOC110993422 gene encoding uncharacterized protein LOC110993422 isoform X1, producing MARDDTQWGDDDCQFSSRDSDDSPLLYRHERSRLAKERSDRRWPVTIIAKFSLFSTAMILFCVFMYIPVYNRANDQMPKVAVAGWSIHTNRDTKIYVQPNNVTTIHEPIYICPKKNREKLFLLIVVCSSTTNFERRVAIRETWGNSTNFVESAKLFHAVHEKYKNYNYSYDLYAEMNYTDRRRRGVEAEERVRVTKGVGNKSTEDFELKGEVAFDKTDSAGVDTATDALEDKDFVDLEKLQSTVAITKKKIHRKRDLTSFNRILPELAKALSVTIPTDEKMLPEFDMNKEIGGQENDIDYNYDYDTNIMKIPPRGEENFDLENVIAKIRENYPKTDVNFKVVFLLGLPAKDNSSEIQDKIDEEVDKYGDIIQEGFIDSYNNLTLKSIMMLKWVTNNCGDSVRYILKTDDDMYINVPNLMMNLQNRSKIHDQTKEKEKEYLLIGDLICGARPVLDTSNKWYSPRYMYSGRIYPRYLSGTGYVLSTPTAHALYQAALRTHYFHLEDIFITGMCSLRATPRITPRDEPGFSYNGGGGACAVHSKLTAHRVTPYRMKRVAMLLRDLGYVDRCERLRLTQIKTHRESRMFIIYKYLRLVVGGQC from the exons ATGGCCCGCGATGATACACAATGGGGTGATGATGATTGCCAATTCTCGAGCAGGGACAGTGATGACAGCCCACTGTTATACAG ACATGAAAGAAGTCGACTGGCTAAAGAGAGATCTGATAGAAGATGGCCGGTGACAATTATAGCAAAATTCTCACTTTTCAGCACAGCTATGATATTGTTTTGCGTTTTTATGTATATCCCAGTGTACAACAGAGCGAATGATCAGATGCCAAAAG TTGCGGTAGCAGGCTGGTCCATACATACGAATcgtgatacaaaaatctatgtACAACCCAATAATGTTACGACGATACACGAGCCGATATACATATGCCCAAAGAAAAATCGAGAAAAACTATTTCTACTCATCGTAGTGTGTTCGTCGACAACGAACTTCGAAAGGCGGGTCGCGATACGGGAGACTTGGGGTAATTCGACAAACTTTGTGGAAAGTGCGAAGTTATTTCACGCTGTTCACGagaaatataagaattataattattcgtaTGATCTGTATGCTGAAATGAATTACACGGATCGGCGGAGACGGGGTGTGGAGGCAGAAGAACGTGTCAGGGTCACGAAAGGTGTTGGCAACAAATCCACTGAAGATTTTGAACTTAAAGGTGAAGTGGCATTTGATAAAACTGATTCAGCAGGCGTTGACACCGCAACGGATGCACTAGAAGATAAAGATTTTGTTGATCTAGAAAAACTACAGAGTACAGTAGCCATAAcaaagaagaaaatacataGAAAGAGAGATTTAACCAGTTTCAACCGGATACTACCGGAACTGGCTAAAGCGTTAAGCGTTACCATTCCAACAGACGAGAAAATGTTGCCAGAATTCgatatgaataaagaaatagGCGGACAAGAAAATGACATAGATTACAATTACGATTATGacacaaatataatgaaaataccaCCACGAGGCGAAGAGAACTTCGATCTGGAGAATGTTATAGCGAAAATCAGAGAGAATTATCCGAAAACcgatgtaaattttaaagttgtgTTTCTATTGGGGTTGCCAGCTAAAGACAATAGTAGCGAGATTCAGGATAAAATTGATGAGGAAGTGGATAAATATGGCGATATTATACAAGAAGGTTTTATCGATTCATACAATAATTTGACATTGAAATCTATAATGATGCTAAAGTGGGTGACAAATAATTGTGGCGATAGCG ttcgatatatattaaaaactgacGACGACATGTACATTAATGTGCCGAATTTGATGATGAACCTTCAGAATCGCTCAAAAATTCACGaccaaacaaaagaaaaagagaAGGAATATCTGTTAATTGGAGATTTGATTTGTGGAGCTCGCCCCGTCTTGGACACGAGTAACAAATG gTACAGCCCGCGTTATATGTATTCCGGGAGGATTTACCCGCGTTATTTATCCGGTACGGGCTACGTTTTAAGTACACCAACGGCGCATGCGCTTTACCAGGCGGCGTTGCGAACACATTACTTTCACTTGGAAGACATTTTCATCACGG GCATGTGCTCTCTTCGAGCGACACCGCGTATAACGCCGCGTGACGAACCGGGCTTTTCCTACAATGGTGGGGGCGGAGCTTGCGCAGTGCATTCGAAGCTGACGGCCCATCGTGTCACGCCGTACCGTATGAAGAGGGTCGCTATGTTGCTGAGAGATTTGGGTTATGTTGATAG atgcGAACGCTTGCGGCTAACTCAG
- the LOC110993382 gene encoding uncharacterized protein LOC110993382, translating to MKIVFMFCISVVVAGPAKSYKDQYCTDPRTMEKHEVYQEWADAYSCTRHRCQPGGRNLAIYTVGCKRVEAPESAIECEEVVEDTNMQFPYCCTRLRCLVVVRGEVWTKVLGQPWENLPAAPWSHMYKMKKPAPADQPKATIQGPIYEIQAESNEDKVLRSSKISTSKPDCQEIAPRAAGSPDFVIAIQTTNDEKEKKQFESLRRKRNRRTTSVPEDTDKEQNSDVAVTEIIPSESEEKYYRHGVTEKGIKNQQWTEIPQSQWNEHDKDDAVVVIDTADAEEKQEKPALQALVDAIGSRMRDIENVVQKMSEKVQNKVEPFASLENRISRQSENDGKPEQEEKEHEKFKTANKDDHYKRFSVRNRSRYLGGTTETSDQPIFVDDGYFSDASNVIRRANPPKEPPTYMAPVENRRHHEILETKHKKKHLHKKHGKGHKKHHSKDDKRKHNKITSNEDKNIVSLEDTSDNK from the exons atgaaaattgtttttatgttcTGTATATCAGTGGTTGTAGCTGGTCCAGCGAAGAGCTACAAGGATCAGT ACTGCACTGACCCAAGAACCATGGAGAAACATGAAGTGTACCAAGAGTGGGCTGATGCATACTCCTGCACCAGACATAGATGCCAGCCTGGAGGAAGGAATCTGGCTATATATACTGTTGG ttgcaAGCGTGTAGAAGCCCCAGAGTCGGCGATTGAATGCGAGGAGGTGGTTGAAGATACGAACATGCAGTTCCCCTATTGTTGTACAAGACTCCG ATGCCTCGTAGTAGTGCGCGGTGAAGTCTGGACCAAAGTGCTGGGACAACCCTGGGAAAATCTGCCTGCAGCACCATGGAGTCACATGTATAAGATGAAGAAACCGGCTCCTGCTGATCAGCCTAa GGCTACCATACAAGGGCCGATATACGAAATACAGGCTGAGAGTAATGAAGATAAAGTTCTACGTTCTTCAAAGATATCCACCTCGAAACCAGATTGCCAAGAAATAGCGCCTAGAGCAGCTGGATCACCTGACTTTGTT ATCGCAATACAGACGACAAAtgatgaaaaagaaaagaagcaATTCGAAAGTTTAAG ACGCAAACGCAATCGTAGAACGACATCTGTTCCAGAAGATACCGACAAAGAACAGAATTCAGATGTAGCGGTTACTGAAATT ATACCCTCGGAATCAGAAGAAAAGTATTACAGGCACGGGGTGACTGAAAAGGGCATTaag aatcaaCAATGGACAGAAATACCCCAAAGCCAATGGAATGAGCATGACAAAGATGATGCGGTGGTAGTTATT GATACAGCAGATGCTGAAGAAAAACAAGAGAAGCCGGCTCTGCAGGCCCTGGTTGATGCAATTGGAAGTCGGATGAGGGATATAGAAAATGTCGTCCAGAAGATGAGTGAGAAAGTGCAAAATAAAGTCGAGCCATTCGCAAGTTTGGAGAACAG AATTTCAAGGCAATCTGAAAACGACGGAAAGCCAGAGCAAGAAGAGAAAGAGCATGAGAAGTTTAAGACAGCCAATAAAGATGATCACTACAAGCG gttttcTGTGAGAAATCGAAGTAGATACCTAGGAGGTACGACGGAGACGAGTGATCAGCCGATATTTGTTGATGATGGGTACTTCAGCGATGCCAGCAATGTTATAAGGCGTGCCAATCCACCAAAG GAACCACCCACATACATGGCCCCAGTTGAAAATCGTCGCCACCACGAGATActtgaaacaaaacataaaaagaaGCATCTTCATAAGAAACATGGAAAG GGCCACAAGAAACATCACAGCAAAGACGACAAACgaaaacataacaaaataacttCAAATGAAGACAAGAACATCGTGTCGTTGGAGGATACAAGTGATAATAAATAG
- the LOC110993433 gene encoding aldo-keto reductase AKR2E4 isoform X1 → MIRSLIILLMMGAAAAVLNYKLKNGREMPAIALGSYLGFDERGIVRSSNKQLRDVILRAIELGYRHFDSASLYETEPEIGEAIRMKIEEGEIRREDAFITTKLWVTQHRRDQVPVALKTSLKKMGLDYVDLFLMHWPIAVNEDYTCNDVDYMETWKGMEDAQNLGLTKAIGVSNFNRTQLIRLLDEGSVRPAVLQIENHPQITEQDLVNFAQKEGLIVMGYSPLGSLVPRYGMQLPGPKMDDPILVEIARKYGKTVPQVVLRWLVDRKVVPVTKTVKVKRLKENIDIFDFSLTAEEIARINKFDEHKRFTIPSFWQDYPNYPFEKIDNPVENPFVHKK, encoded by the exons ATGATTagaagtttaataatattgttaatg ATGGGTGCCGCCGCAGCTGTactcaattataaattaaaaaatggaaGAGAAATGCCAGCAATCGCTCTGGGATCGTATTTGGGATTTGACGAg CGAGGCATAGTCCGCTCCTCTAATAAGCAACTTCGAGATGTCATCTTGCGAGCCATAGAGCTGGGGTACCGCCATTTTGATTCGGCATCTTTGTATGAGACAGAGCCCGAAATTGGCGAAGCGATCCGTATGAAGATTGAAGAGGGGGAAATAAGAAGAGAGGACGCGTTCATTACCACCAAG TTGTGGGTCACACAGCACAGAAGAGATCAAGTTCCTGTTGCTTTGAAGACCAGCTTGAAGAAGATGGGTTTGGACTATGTCGATTTGTTTCTCATGCACTGGCCCATTGCTGTCAAT GAGGATTACACCTGTAATGATGTGGATTACATGGAAACTTGGAAGGGAATGGAAGACGCACAAAACCTGGGACTGACCAAGGCCATCGGAGTATCGAATTTCAATCGAACCCAGCTGATTCGATTGCTTGATGAAGGGAGTGTTAGACCTGCAGTCCTTCAAATAGAA AACCATCCTCAAATAACCGAACAGGATCTGGTAAACTTCGCCCAGAAAGAAGGCCTTATCGTGATGGGGTACTCACCCCTCGGTTCACTGGTTCCAAGATATGGTATGCAGTTACCTGGACCAAAGATGGATGACCCAATCTTGGTGGAGATTGCTAGGAAATATGGGAAGACCGTACCTCAGGTCGTTTTAAGGTGGTTG GTCGACAGAAAAGTCGTTCCCGTAACGAAAACTGTCAAAGTCAAGCGTCTGAAGGAGAATATAGACATTTTCGACTTTTCACTGACAGCCGAGGAAATAGCAAGAATCAACAAATTCGACGAACACAAAAGATTCACTATACCATCATTTTGGCAGGACTACCCAAATTATCCGTTCGAGAAGATCGATAATCCAGTTGAAAATCCATTTGtccataaaaagtaa
- the LOC110993433 gene encoding aldo-keto reductase AKR2E4 isoform X2: MMGAAAAVLNYKLKNGREMPAIALGSYLGFDERGIVRSSNKQLRDVILRAIELGYRHFDSASLYETEPEIGEAIRMKIEEGEIRREDAFITTKLWVTQHRRDQVPVALKTSLKKMGLDYVDLFLMHWPIAVNEDYTCNDVDYMETWKGMEDAQNLGLTKAIGVSNFNRTQLIRLLDEGSVRPAVLQIENHPQITEQDLVNFAQKEGLIVMGYSPLGSLVPRYGMQLPGPKMDDPILVEIARKYGKTVPQVVLRWLVDRKVVPVTKTVKVKRLKENIDIFDFSLTAEEIARINKFDEHKRFTIPSFWQDYPNYPFEKIDNPVENPFVHKK; encoded by the exons atg ATGGGTGCCGCCGCAGCTGTactcaattataaattaaaaaatggaaGAGAAATGCCAGCAATCGCTCTGGGATCGTATTTGGGATTTGACGAg CGAGGCATAGTCCGCTCCTCTAATAAGCAACTTCGAGATGTCATCTTGCGAGCCATAGAGCTGGGGTACCGCCATTTTGATTCGGCATCTTTGTATGAGACAGAGCCCGAAATTGGCGAAGCGATCCGTATGAAGATTGAAGAGGGGGAAATAAGAAGAGAGGACGCGTTCATTACCACCAAG TTGTGGGTCACACAGCACAGAAGAGATCAAGTTCCTGTTGCTTTGAAGACCAGCTTGAAGAAGATGGGTTTGGACTATGTCGATTTGTTTCTCATGCACTGGCCCATTGCTGTCAAT GAGGATTACACCTGTAATGATGTGGATTACATGGAAACTTGGAAGGGAATGGAAGACGCACAAAACCTGGGACTGACCAAGGCCATCGGAGTATCGAATTTCAATCGAACCCAGCTGATTCGATTGCTTGATGAAGGGAGTGTTAGACCTGCAGTCCTTCAAATAGAA AACCATCCTCAAATAACCGAACAGGATCTGGTAAACTTCGCCCAGAAAGAAGGCCTTATCGTGATGGGGTACTCACCCCTCGGTTCACTGGTTCCAAGATATGGTATGCAGTTACCTGGACCAAAGATGGATGACCCAATCTTGGTGGAGATTGCTAGGAAATATGGGAAGACCGTACCTCAGGTCGTTTTAAGGTGGTTG GTCGACAGAAAAGTCGTTCCCGTAACGAAAACTGTCAAAGTCAAGCGTCTGAAGGAGAATATAGACATTTTCGACTTTTCACTGACAGCCGAGGAAATAGCAAGAATCAACAAATTCGACGAACACAAAAGATTCACTATACCATCATTTTGGCAGGACTACCCAAATTATCCGTTCGAGAAGATCGATAATCCAGTTGAAAATCCATTTGtccataaaaagtaa
- the LOC110993433 gene encoding aldo-keto reductase AKR2E4 isoform X3 — translation MGAAAAVLNYKLKNGREMPAIALGSYLGFDERGIVRSSNKQLRDVILRAIELGYRHFDSASLYETEPEIGEAIRMKIEEGEIRREDAFITTKLWVTQHRRDQVPVALKTSLKKMGLDYVDLFLMHWPIAVNEDYTCNDVDYMETWKGMEDAQNLGLTKAIGVSNFNRTQLIRLLDEGSVRPAVLQIENHPQITEQDLVNFAQKEGLIVMGYSPLGSLVPRYGMQLPGPKMDDPILVEIARKYGKTVPQVVLRWLVDRKVVPVTKTVKVKRLKENIDIFDFSLTAEEIARINKFDEHKRFTIPSFWQDYPNYPFEKIDNPVENPFVHKK, via the exons ATGGGTGCCGCCGCAGCTGTactcaattataaattaaaaaatggaaGAGAAATGCCAGCAATCGCTCTGGGATCGTATTTGGGATTTGACGAg CGAGGCATAGTCCGCTCCTCTAATAAGCAACTTCGAGATGTCATCTTGCGAGCCATAGAGCTGGGGTACCGCCATTTTGATTCGGCATCTTTGTATGAGACAGAGCCCGAAATTGGCGAAGCGATCCGTATGAAGATTGAAGAGGGGGAAATAAGAAGAGAGGACGCGTTCATTACCACCAAG TTGTGGGTCACACAGCACAGAAGAGATCAAGTTCCTGTTGCTTTGAAGACCAGCTTGAAGAAGATGGGTTTGGACTATGTCGATTTGTTTCTCATGCACTGGCCCATTGCTGTCAAT GAGGATTACACCTGTAATGATGTGGATTACATGGAAACTTGGAAGGGAATGGAAGACGCACAAAACCTGGGACTGACCAAGGCCATCGGAGTATCGAATTTCAATCGAACCCAGCTGATTCGATTGCTTGATGAAGGGAGTGTTAGACCTGCAGTCCTTCAAATAGAA AACCATCCTCAAATAACCGAACAGGATCTGGTAAACTTCGCCCAGAAAGAAGGCCTTATCGTGATGGGGTACTCACCCCTCGGTTCACTGGTTCCAAGATATGGTATGCAGTTACCTGGACCAAAGATGGATGACCCAATCTTGGTGGAGATTGCTAGGAAATATGGGAAGACCGTACCTCAGGTCGTTTTAAGGTGGTTG GTCGACAGAAAAGTCGTTCCCGTAACGAAAACTGTCAAAGTCAAGCGTCTGAAGGAGAATATAGACATTTTCGACTTTTCACTGACAGCCGAGGAAATAGCAAGAATCAACAAATTCGACGAACACAAAAGATTCACTATACCATCATTTTGGCAGGACTACCCAAATTATCCGTTCGAGAAGATCGATAATCCAGTTGAAAATCCATTTGtccataaaaagtaa